From Spirochaetota bacterium:
CTCTCCATTTAATGGAGAGGGTTCGTAAAACGCGGGTAAGGATGTATCGAGTGTAAAGGAAAGCCTATTCCCGGTACAGCGCCATGATCCGGTCCTTGTACTTTTCCGTGACGATACGGCGCTTTACTTTCATGGTCTGGGTCAGCATCCCGTTTTCAAGGGTAAAGGGCTCTGCCACAAGGAGGAATTTTTTCGGGATCTCGTAACCGCCATATTTCTTTTTCAGGTTTTCCAGCACTTCTCCGGTGATCATGGCCTTAACGGATTCATTCTCCACCAGGAACGCCGGGTCCTTTGCAAGATTGTTCTTCTCCGCGAAGCCCTCGAGGGCCGCGAAATCAGGCACGATGAGGCAGACATTGTATTCGCAGCCGGCGCCGTGGACCATGGCGTTCTGCACGTAATGGTTCAGGCAGATATCCTCCTCCATTGCCGCGGGGAAGACGTACTTCCCGTTGATGAGCTTGAACTGGTCTTTTATCCGGCCTGTTATCCAGAGGAAGCCGTCCTCGTCCAGGCGCCCCCGGTCGCCGGTGCGGATGCCGCCGTCCGGCGTCATGATCTCGGCGGTCGCCCCCGGCTTGTTGTGGTATCCCTTCATGACGTTGGGCCCGTATACCACGATCTCGCCGTCCGTCGCGCCGGGCTCCACCACGGACCGGTCGATGACCACCCTGATCTTATCCAGGGGCCTGCCGACGCTTCCGATCCTGTAGCGGGTCGGCGTATTGCCGGTGATGCCCGGGGTCGTTTCCGAAAGGCCGTACACATCATAGAGGGGAATGCCGATGTCGAAAAAGAACTTCGAGATATCCGGATTCATGGCGGCGCTGCCGGTGACCGATCCCTCCAGGCGGCCGCCGAAGAGGTCCCGTATCTTCTGGAACACGATCTTATTGATAAGGTTGAACTGGAAATTCGCGATGGCGCTCGATTTCCCCTCCTCGGCCAGGGCGCGTCTCTTCTTTGCCGCCCTGACGCCCATGTCGAAGAGAACCTTTTTCGCGCCGCCGGCGTCATTGACCCTGGTGACGATGGTGTCATAGACCTTGTTGAAGATCTTCGGCACCGATATGAGGAAGGTCGGCCTGATCTTGGCCATGTCCTCGACGATGGTCGCCGGGCTCTCCAGAAAGCCGAGGGATCCGCCGACCGCCGTGAAGGTGTGCAGCTCGCCGAGGCCGTAGCAATGCGCCCAGGGAAGATGGGACACGGTGCGGTCATCCGGGTTGAAGTTGGGATAGGCCACCACCCGCGCGTGATGGTTGCTGGTCCAGTTCCCGTGCATCAGGAGTACGCCCTTCGGATCTCCCGTCGTCCCCGAGGTGTACACGAGGACGGCAACGTCCTCCGGGGCGGGACGGACCGCCGCCACCGGGTTCTTCTCGCCGATCCGCTCGAGGGCGGCCATGGTGTTTTCACCGTCGCCCCTCAGGAGATAAATCTTCTCAAGGGTGTTGATCTTCGAGGGGAAGTCCTTCACCTTTTCGTATATCTCCGGTTTCGAGACGAAGAGTATCTTCACCGCGCTGTCCCTGATTATGTATTCCCACACGTGGACGAGCTCCGCCTCGTACATCGGCACGTACATCGCGTTGATGCCGGCGACTGCGAAATGCCCCACCGCCCAGTCGACGCAGTTATTCGCGATGATCCCCACGGCATCGCCTTTTTTCAGGCCGATGGCCGCCAGGCCGCCCCTGAGGTTGTCGATGCGACGTCCCATCTCGCGGTAGGTGACCCATTCATAGTCGCCGTCCCTGTTCTTGGTCCCCAGGCAGGGCCTGTCGGGATACTTTTTCACGCTCTGCTCAAAGAGATCGACCAGGTTATCCGGTTTGGTTAAGTTGAACTTTTCAAACATGTTCTATTTCCTCATTCCATGGTTTAATGTATAAAAACGCCTGCTTTAAAATCCCCTATGCAATGCCAGTGATGAACAACAAGAAGATCAATGTCCCTCAATAATTATGAATTTAGTTCATAACACCGAACATCGATCAATACATTGACCAAAATTCATCCATGGTGGTTAATTGTCAAGAACGATGATTGATTTATTATTGAATTATTAAAAAATTGAGGATTAACTGACGTCCAATAATTCAAATGTACACTTTTTACTTAGCGATTGATAAAACGATTCACCAGGTCCAGGTGATTCCGGTTCAGACAGGGGAGACCATTTTATGGAAGCCAAAGAGGTTGTGTTTACGGTAGCGGCTTGGGAGCTCAAGGGTATCCGCCACCCGGAAGCCTTTGCTCCGATATATGGCTATGGCGCTTTCGTTGTTGATCTCGGCATATAGGGACACCAGCGGCAGCCCCAGGCGCGCGCTTTCCTCGAAGGCGTACTTCAGCATGGCCGATGATAGACCGCGGCCGCGGTATTCCGGGTAAACAGCCAGGGCCTCGATGTACAGCTCGTCCTCGCAGAGGGCGGGCATTCGTCGGCCCAACCGGCCCCGCAGGATCATTTTAGGAAGCGCGCCGTACCCCGTGATGGCGATGATATCACGGATATGGCGTCCCACATTCCTGTTCATGGACTCATGATCCTTTCCCGGAAACATGCCGATGGCGCCCTGAACGCCCCCGAGGGACTCGCACACATGATAGTATTGCATCGACGAGAAGGTCTCCGGCGCGTCAAACAGCAAGCTGTTTATGGCGAAGGCTCCCTCATCATCGCAGGCGAAAAAATATTTATACACGTTGGGGCCCGCCATCACGTGAAGCCTGCTCACATCGTCCCGGTCGCGCGATTCCGCCCTGCGTATATTCATATGGTCACCGCCAGTCAGGAATTTCAGCCATCATCGACACAACAGTTAAATACAGGGGAGAGCCGCAATAGAAATGGCAAGAATAATTTTCCCCGACCTAAACCCGGCCGGGCAATGGCAAAAAACCTGCAATGCCCGCATATAATGTAATTGACGCCGGATCTATCAATTTACTTACATTATGGATACATCCTTATTAAGGACATTTCAAGGGATCATCCCCGTTTGTTTTTTTTTGGGGCTCCCTTAACATTTTGCGAAATACTTTTTCTTATTACGGTAGCGCCGTCGAGGGAATAATGTCCATATCGATGACGGATTTCACCCCGCGACCGCGCCCGAAATTATACGGGATTTCATCATGCACGGATATGTAACGAGAACAAACATCGCCGCCATTCTTACCGCGGCAATCATCGCGGCGGCAGGCTGCGTCGAGCCGCAGCAGATGCCCGCCAATGAGATCAAGGTCGTCATCTTGGGCAACACCAGCCCCGCCTCCCCCTTTACCGGGTACGCGGAAAAACTGGAGTACGTATACCAGGCCATCAACCAGGAAAACCCGATGATGGTCATCCACACCGGCAACATCATCCACGGCGGCGTCGAATCGATGGGCATCACCAGGAAGGATATCAACCGTCAATACGAGATCTTCCAGCAGCAGAAGAAAGTGCTGCGCCCCATCATCTATATCCTCGCGGGCGAGAAGGACCTGTACAACAAATCCCTTGACCTGTTCAGGCAGTACACCGGGGAAAAGCTCTACTATTCCTTTAACTACGGCAACATCCATTTCATCATCCTTCATGTTCTTTCGAAGGACCACCGCGTCGAAGGGGAGCAGATGAAATGGCTCCTTCGCGACCTGGAGGTCAACCGGTACGCCGCCGCCATATTCGTGTTCACGCACTACCCGGTGCTGTCGTCGCCGCAGAGCGGCATACGGTACCAGGGCGGCGACGAGATCCACAAGCTCTTTGTCCAGTACCCGGTCAAGGCGGTCATATCGGGGAGCGTGAAAAACAGCTACGACTTCGAGAAGGACGGCATACGCTACGCCGCGGCGGGATGCTACGGCTTCAATTACGAGGACTGGCACTGGAGCTACAGCCAGTATTATGTCGCCGCCTATGACGGCGCCAGGTTCACCCTTAAGGGGGTCCGCGTCAATTTCCCCGGCAACGCCTACCGGCCCAAGATCATGAAGGACGATCCTGAGAAAAAAAATTGACACCCCGGGAAATCTGATTAACCATGGGGCCCGGGGGCGTCCGACGCGCCGCGCCGCCCAGACACCAAATCATCAGGGAGAACGACATGGCCTCCAAAATGAGCCTCACGGACATTCATGACACCATCAGGGAACTTACGCTGATCGAATCCGAGCTTGAGCGCAACATCAACACCACCATGTGGATCAGCGACACCCACGGCGCCGGGGAGCGCTTCACCACGATCCTGAAGGGACGCTTCGGCCTCATATGGAGAACGGCCCAGGAGGCCCTATCGAAGAATTTCTCCAATGAAAAGCTCGATTATCTCGACAAGGTCATCCAGAGCGAGCGGTACCTTCCCGTAAGCGACGGGTTCTCCATGGAGCGGCAGGACGTCATCTCCGCCCTGGTGAAAATAATCCGCTACAAGGTCGAGGACATCACCGATTTCGACCTGATCAGGTCGGACATCAACATGGACCTGAAGGTCGTAATCGAAAACCTCATCCTCGGCTTCCATGTCCCCAACCTCGTGTATGAAAACGAGTTCATCGCGGACAAGGTGATCACGGCCGTGGCGAAGATCGTGAAGCAGGTCATCCTGGGCCAACTGGTGGTCCTGGGCGACGTCTTCGACCGGGGGGACGAGCCGGACAAAATTCTCCGCATACTCATGAGCCCGTCGATCCGGCCCTACGTGAAGTTCGTCTGGGGCAACCATGACATTCTCTGGATGGGCGCCGCCGCGGGCAACAAGTCCCTCATCGCCGAAGCTCTTCGCATCAGCGTGCGCTATGACAACCTGGCCTTTCTGGAGCGCCTCGGCATCAACCTGGACAAGCTCAAGGCCTTCGCCGAAAAGCTCTATCCCGGCCAGATCACCGGCCTCTTCAAGGCGAAGATGGAAATATCCAAAAAAATGGAAAAGACCCTGGCCATGATCCAGTTCAAGCTCGAGGAGAAGACCATCAAGCAGTTCCCGGAGCTGCAGATGGAATCGCGCCTGAACCTGGAAAAATTCGTTGAGATGCTGAAGAAGAACGAGACCGAGGGGCTCACCGACACCCACTTCCCGACCCTTGACCTCGACAGGCCCCTGGAGCTCACGCCGGAAGAGGATGACGTGATCAACGACCTGGTGCGCCAGTTCACCTCGAGCCCCAAGATCAAGGACCTGATGAAATACCTTTTCGAGGACGGCAAGCTCTCCCACATCAACAACTACATCCTGAACATTCACGCCCTCATCCCCAGCACCGAGGAAGGGAAGTTCGACAAGCTCTTCGGCAAGAAGGGCCGCGAGCTCCTGAATTACATCGAGACCATGGTGAAGAACGTGGGGCGGCGTTATCTCGAGGGAGCGGAGCAGGACCCCTTCGAGCTCGCGGTGATGTTCTACCTCTGGTGCGGGCCGAAATCGCCCTTCTTTGGAAAGCACGCCATGAAGACCTTCGAGCGCTACTTCTTCAAGGACAAGGCCACCCACAAGGAAAAGACCCTGCACTGGGGCGAAAACCTCAAGAAGAAGGAGTTCATGGACCTCATCATGGAGGAGTTCGGCGCGGAGCGGATCGTGTACGGCCACACGCCGGTGGACATCCTGAAGGGTGAAAAGATCTCGTCCCCGGACGGGCGGTCCATCAACATCGACGGCGGCTTTTCCGAGGCGTACCTGGGCCGGGGCCATTCCCTGATCCACACGCCCTACTCGCTCTATGCCATCATCCTGCCGTCCCTGGACGAGATACGGGAGGCAAAGTACGCGAGCCTCAAGTTCGAGGAGATTGCCAAGTTCGAAAAACCGGTAAAAATCAAGGACGTATTCAAGGGAACCGAGCTTCAAAAAAGGCGGGATGAGCTTCAGAAAAAACTCCGGGATTATATGAAAAAAACACGGTAACTCCCCCATTTTCCAAAAGTGCGGTTGCTCTGACCCCAGGATTGAATACTGGATACTCGATTGAGTCAGGGTGGATGAATTAATTCCTTAAATTTCTCTTTTTTTATCATTTTTTAATAATCGCTAAAATATTTTATTGTTGAAATTTATTAGACAGCGTTCAAATTAGACAGTGCGGGGTGAGACTTAATGGCTACGACCATCACTGTCCGGATCAAATTCTTCTCCGGTATCGACAAAGATCTTAAATTCGAAAATTACAATCCAGCCGAAGGAATGTCCCTGAGCATTCCCTCGGGAAAACGGCTCAAATTTGCCCTGAAGACCGCGGGCCTGACCCATTTTTCCAGTTACGCCTATTTCAGAAGCGGTGAACGAATCAGCACATGGACCAAGCTGAAAGACGGGGATGAAGTATCATGCCTCAGGCCGGCGGGGGGAGGCTGATTTTTCCCCGGTTCCGCTATTGCCGCTCCTTTTAATTGATCGTCGCTCCTTGAGTGGATATATATGTACTGCACGTATCTGATTACTATCATACCAGGAGAAGAACCATGCAAGAAGTTGTCGGCACCAATAACAGAATGCTGGAAATCGATCTCACCGCGAAAAAATTCCAGATATCGGAAGTAAACAATAAGGACCTTGACCTCTATCTTGGCGGCAAGGGCCTGGGGCTCAAGCTCCTCTATGACCGGATGGAACCGGGCGTGGACCCGCTGGGACCGGACAACATGATGGTCCTCAGCATGGGTGTCCTCATGGGAACCGGCGCGCCCTGCTCCGGACGCTTCGAAGCTGTCACCAAGTCTCCCCTCACGGGCATCATGAGCTCCGCGTCGTGCGGCGGTCCCTTCGGCATGGCGGTCAAGACTTCGGGCTGGGACGTTATAATCATAAAAGGCAAATGCAGCGAACCGACCTACCTGTATGTCGATTCCAAGGGCGCGCAGTTCAGGCCGGCCAGGGGGATATGGGGCAAGGACACCCAGCAGTCGCAGGCCGTGCTCCTCAAAGAGGGGGCCGGCGCCCTGGTCATCGGCCCTGCCGGGGAGAACCTGGTGCACTTCGCCAACATATGCTCCGGCCACCGCTTTGTCGGCCGGGGGGGCATGGGCGCCGTCCTGGGATCAAAGAACCTCAAGGGGATCGTGGCCAAGGGGGGCGAGGTGAAGATCGTCCCCGCGAACAAGAAGAGATTCCAGAAAGCCAACAAGAAGTTTTTCAAATACATCAACCAGAACGCCATCACCGCCGGCTCATACCGGAACTTCGGCACCAACGCCAACGTTAACCTGTCCAATGCGGCGGGCATCCTGCCGGTGCGCAACTTCACCGGGGGCTCCCACGGCGAGGCGCACAAGATATCCGGCGAGACCATGGCGGAATCCTTCAACACCAAGTATGACACCTGCAAGCCCTGCGCCATCATGTGCGGGCACCGCGGGACGATTCACGGCAAGGACCGCCATATCCCCGAATACGAGACCATCGGCCTCCTGGGATCGAACCTGGACATTTTCGACCCTGCGGCGATATCCGATTTCAACGAGATCTGCACCGAAACGGGGATGGACACCATCTCGGCCGGCGGCACCATAGCGTGGGCCGCCGAAGCGACCGAAAAGGGCCTTATCAAGACCGACCTTAAATTCGGCGACGCAAAGAGCGTGCTCCAGATGCTCAAGGACATGGCATACCGGAAGGGGATCGGCAACGACCTGGCCGACGGGTCGAGGGCCGCGTCGAAGAAATACGGCGGCGAGGATTTCGCCATCCACGTCAAGGGTATGGAAATGGCCGCCTACGACCCGCGGGGATGCATCGGCCACGGCCTCAGCTACGCCGTGGCCAACCGCGGCGCCTGTCACCTCTCCACCAGCCTGATG
This genomic window contains:
- a CDS encoding long-chain fatty acid--CoA ligase; translated protein: MFEKFNLTKPDNLVDLFEQSVKKYPDRPCLGTKNRDGDYEWVTYREMGRRIDNLRGGLAAIGLKKGDAVGIIANNCVDWAVGHFAVAGINAMYVPMYEAELVHVWEYIIRDSAVKILFVSKPEIYEKVKDFPSKINTLEKIYLLRGDGENTMAALERIGEKNPVAAVRPAPEDVAVLVYTSGTTGDPKGVLLMHGNWTSNHHARVVAYPNFNPDDRTVSHLPWAHCYGLGELHTFTAVGGSLGFLESPATIVEDMAKIRPTFLISVPKIFNKVYDTIVTRVNDAGGAKKVLFDMGVRAAKKRRALAEEGKSSAIANFQFNLINKIVFQKIRDLFGGRLEGSVTGSAAMNPDISKFFFDIGIPLYDVYGLSETTPGITGNTPTRYRIGSVGRPLDKIRVVIDRSVVEPGATDGEIVVYGPNVMKGYHNKPGATAEIMTPDGGIRTGDRGRLDEDGFLWITGRIKDQFKLINGKYVFPAAMEEDICLNHYVQNAMVHGAGCEYNVCLIVPDFAALEGFAEKNNLAKDPAFLVENESVKAMITGEVLENLKKKYGGYEIPKKFLLVAEPFTLENGMLTQTMKVKRRIVTEKYKDRIMALYRE
- a CDS encoding GNAT family N-acetyltransferase, which translates into the protein MNIRRAESRDRDDVSRLHVMAGPNVYKYFFACDDEGAFAINSLLFDAPETFSSMQYYHVCESLGGVQGAIGMFPGKDHESMNRNVGRHIRDIIAITGYGALPKMILRGRLGRRMPALCEDELYIEALAVYPEYRGRGLSSAMLKYAFEESARLGLPLVSLYAEINNESAIAIYRSKGFRVADTLELPSRYRKHNLFGFHKMVSPV
- a CDS encoding metallophosphoesterase, whose translation is MHGYVTRTNIAAILTAAIIAAAGCVEPQQMPANEIKVVILGNTSPASPFTGYAEKLEYVYQAINQENPMMVIHTGNIIHGGVESMGITRKDINRQYEIFQQQKKVLRPIIYILAGEKDLYNKSLDLFRQYTGEKLYYSFNYGNIHFIILHVLSKDHRVEGEQMKWLLRDLEVNRYAAAIFVFTHYPVLSSPQSGIRYQGGDEIHKLFVQYPVKAVISGSVKNSYDFEKDGIRYAAAGCYGFNYEDWHWSYSQYYVAAYDGARFTLKGVRVNFPGNAYRPKIMKDDPEKKN
- a CDS encoding fructose-bisphosphatase class III codes for the protein MASKMSLTDIHDTIRELTLIESELERNINTTMWISDTHGAGERFTTILKGRFGLIWRTAQEALSKNFSNEKLDYLDKVIQSERYLPVSDGFSMERQDVISALVKIIRYKVEDITDFDLIRSDINMDLKVVIENLILGFHVPNLVYENEFIADKVITAVAKIVKQVILGQLVVLGDVFDRGDEPDKILRILMSPSIRPYVKFVWGNHDILWMGAAAGNKSLIAEALRISVRYDNLAFLERLGINLDKLKAFAEKLYPGQITGLFKAKMEISKKMEKTLAMIQFKLEEKTIKQFPELQMESRLNLEKFVEMLKKNETEGLTDTHFPTLDLDRPLELTPEEDDVINDLVRQFTSSPKIKDLMKYLFEDGKLSHINNYILNIHALIPSTEEGKFDKLFGKKGRELLNYIETMVKNVGRRYLEGAEQDPFELAVMFYLWCGPKSPFFGKHAMKTFERYFFKDKATHKEKTLHWGENLKKKEFMDLIMEEFGAERIVYGHTPVDILKGEKISSPDGRSINIDGGFSEAYLGRGHSLIHTPYSLYAIILPSLDEIREAKYASLKFEEIAKFEKPVKIKDVFKGTELQKRRDELQKKLRDYMKKTR
- a CDS encoding aldehyde ferredoxin oxidoreductase family protein translates to MQEVVGTNNRMLEIDLTAKKFQISEVNNKDLDLYLGGKGLGLKLLYDRMEPGVDPLGPDNMMVLSMGVLMGTGAPCSGRFEAVTKSPLTGIMSSASCGGPFGMAVKTSGWDVIIIKGKCSEPTYLYVDSKGAQFRPARGIWGKDTQQSQAVLLKEGAGALVIGPAGENLVHFANICSGHRFVGRGGMGAVLGSKNLKGIVAKGGEVKIVPANKKRFQKANKKFFKYINQNAITAGSYRNFGTNANVNLSNAAGILPVRNFTGGSHGEAHKISGETMAESFNTKYDTCKPCAIMCGHRGTIHGKDRHIPEYETIGLLGSNLDIFDPAAISDFNEICTETGMDTISAGGTIAWAAEATEKGLIKTDLKFGDAKSVLQMLKDMAYRKGIGNDLADGSRAASKKYGGEDFAIHVKGMEMAAYDPRGCIGHGLSYAVANRGACHLSTSLMVLEAYLGMASPNARRGKHTMVKFMENAYAAMNSLHICHFTAFAVFLEPPLIKLSPTPLLWALTQNLTTLALNLMDVSLWPELWHAVTGKPYIPYLSMLRFLKAGERIHVLERLMNTREGITGKDDTLPRRFLTEGRKCDQKEQVVPLEGMVKKYYRARGYDSSGIPKLRTLKRLSIAFQ